The following coding sequences lie in one Rutidosis leptorrhynchoides isolate AG116_Rl617_1_P2 chromosome 4, CSIRO_AGI_Rlap_v1, whole genome shotgun sequence genomic window:
- the LOC139841949 gene encoding uncharacterized protein: protein MVNLDNQPITTRLQARIDVHDEKIDQLSNQIQDMNNNFNSNFSQINTTINTMQQVISDLPKYLDNLMKNIQNQNLDPKTPLAASGSGPRSITFAETFNPIKENNFDDTLFSLPKVKLPLFDGDDPRGWITKAELYFNVHKTPIDQKLLLTQMCMDGVALNWFTNLLIKHPTTTWNEFRLKLLSRFSGTIYHNPHKALGSLFDEGDIDHYIEEFEVLSALIPDQSEEQAISMFLRGLQTNVKNWVRTLNPNSCDLAMEYARNVAFATGQSKKSISRAKLNSGSGGYLNSRWRPTYNNDKLSPFSPTVTQISKPKSSPGQTFGQTKYSTYNTPKSTNPNFHNTRHLTKSDWEDRRRRGLCFKCGEKFTPQHKCAEGLLHILLLADDEELNNEGEIRVLESHIVETPNGECQALEFCGLSTDSTSDLKTIKLIGELYGFPALILIDTGASHNFISTKLVAALGLDITTIGPLRIRLGDGHHILIQEQCKSVSLKFNSFNCEVDALIYDLGTLDFILGIAWLGCLGDVLFNWQKQEVKFWNQGTQVKLHGIHSPLLDYTSLRNCLEGYLNHLATVTDGNTTLNSTQKVQLNALLNEFAALFREPHGLPPLRAIEHTINMYAGHGPGQSKCILKSSYLSKNKDSTWRLCIDYRALNQAIIPDKYPIPIVEELLDELHGAIYFSKIDLKSGFYQVRVRDSDVEKTAFRTHDGHYEFLVMPFVLTNAPATFQVLMNEVQRPLLRKGVLVFFDDILLYSSTWEQHMHLLATILQLLHNHALVINRKKSHFGIESVEYLDHILDSTWVSMDPAKIQTAPVLALPDFSQPFEIECDASGRDIGVVLMQNRRPIS from the exons ATGGTAAATCTAGATAACCAACCTATAACAACCAGACTTCAAGCTAGAATTGATGTTCATGATGAAAAAATTGATCAACTTTCTAATCAGATCCAAGACATGAACAACAATTTCAATAGCAATTTCTCTCAAATAAACACTACAATCAACACAATGCAACAAGTAATCTCTGATCTTCCAAAATACCTTGATAACCTGATGAAAAACATTCAAAACCAGAATCTAGATCCAAAAACACCATTGGCAGCTTCTGGTTCAGGACCTAGAAGCATAACTTTTGCTGAAACATTTAATCCTATCAAGGAAAATAACTTTGATGATACTCTGTTTTCACTACCAAAGGTTAAGCTACCCCTGTTTGATGGCGATGATCCTCGTGGGTGGATAACAAAAGCTGAACTATATTTCAATGTCCATAAAACACCCATCGATCAAAAACTGCTACTCACCCAAATGTGTATGGATGGAGTAGCCCTAAATTGGTTCACCAATCTTCTAATTAAACACCCCACTACGACCTGGAATGAATTTCGTCTTAAACTCCTCTCTCGATTTAGTGGTACAATCTATCACAACCCACATAAAGCCCTTGGATCCTTATTCGACGAAGGTGACATAGACCACTACATCGAAGAATTTGAGGTGTTATCTGCTTTGATTCCGGATCAGTCTGAAGAACAGGCGATAAGTATGTTTCTCCGTGGTCTGCAAACAAATGTTAAGAATTGGGTTCGTACTCTAAACCCTAATTCCTGTGATCTAGCTATGGAGTATGCTAGGAATGTCGCTTTCGCTACTGGACAGAGCAAAAAATCAATTTCTAGGGCAAAATTAAATTCTGGTTCGGGTGGTTATCTCAATTCTAGATGGAGGCCCACTTACAATAATGATAAGTTGAGCCCATTTTCCCCTACTGTTACACAAATAAGTAAGCCCAAGAGTTCTCCTGGTCAAACTTTTGGTCAAACAAAATATTCCACTTACAACACCCCTAAATCCACTAACCCTAATTTTCACAACACTCGTCACTTAACTAAATCTGATTGGGAAGATAGACGAAGAAGGGGACTATGTTTCAAATGTGGCGAGAAATTCACTCCACAACACAAGTGTGCTGAAGGTCTATTGCATATTCTTCTCCTTGCTGACGATGAAGAACTCAATAATGAAGGTGAGATTCGTGTACTTGAGTCTCACATAGTAGAAACCCCAAATGGTGAATGCCAAGCTCTCGAGTTCTGTGGTTTATCCACTGACTCTACTTCTGATTTGAAAACAATTAAACTAATTGGTGAACTCTATGGTTTTCCCGCACTAATTCTTATCGACACTGGTGCAAGTCATAATTTCATATCTACCAAGCTTGTAGCAGCTTTGGGTCTCGATATCACCACAATTGGTCCATTGCGAATTCGACTTGGAGATGGACACCATATTCTAATTCAAGAACAGTGTAAAAGTGTTTCTCTTAAATTCAATTCATTTAATTGCGAAGTGGATGCTCTAATTTATGACCTTGGTACGCTAGATTTCATTCTTGGTATTGCTTGGTTAGGGTGTTTGGGTGATGTCTTGTTTAACTGGCAAAAACAGGAAGTCAAATTCTGGAACCAAGGCACCCAGGTGAAGTTACATGGCATCCACTCACCACTTCTTGACTACACTTCTCTCCGAAATTGCTTGGAAGGATACCTCAATCACCTAGCCACTGTAACAGACGGTAACACGACATTAAACTCTACACAAAAAGTTCAATTAAATGCTTTACTTAATGAATTTGCTGCCCTATTTCGAGAACCACATGGTTTACCTCCATTACGTGCAATAGAGCATACAATCAATATGTACGCTGGACATGGTCCT GGTCAGTCAAAGTGCATTCTCAAGTCCAGTTATCTTAGTAAAAACAAGGATTCAACTTGGCGACTTTGCATCGACTACCGGGCTTTAAACCAAGCCATCATTCCTGATAAATACCCTATTCCCATTGTAGAAGAATTACTGGATGAGCTTCACGGTGCCATTTACTTCTCTAAAATTGATTTAAAATCCGGATTTTATCAAGTTCGGGTTCGCGATTCGGATGTTGAAAAGACAGCTTTCCGCACACATgatggccattatgagtttctagtcatgcctttcgTATTGACAAATGCTCCGGCTACTTTTCAGGTCCTAATGAACGAGGTACAACGTCCACTTCTTCGTAAAGGCGTACTTGTGTTTTTTGACGATATTCTATTATATAGTTCCACATGGGAACAACATATGCATTTGTTAGCCACTATTTTGCAGCTTCTCCACAACCACGCGCTTGTTATAAACAGAAAAAAGAGTCACTTTGGCATCGAATCAGTTGAGTATCTGGATCACATTTTGGACAGCACATGGGTATCTATGGACCCTGCCAAAATCCAAACA GCTCCTGTTTTGGCCCTTCCTGATTTCTCACAACCGTTTGAAATCGAATGTGATGCTTCAGGGCGTGATATCGGGGTAGTCCTTATGCAAAATCGACGCCCTATTTCTTAA